In Megalobrama amblycephala isolate DHTTF-2021 linkage group LG21, ASM1881202v1, whole genome shotgun sequence, the genomic stretch ttgattggttTGCTATTGATGGATCTCATTTGactgacaggttgccccgccctcatcatcagagaagagatgtaaAAAGTTGAAATGTAAAAAGATGAAAGGGTTATTTTGATTAACTAATATAAGGGCacaagaattaaaaaaataaataataattggctgagataaatcaaatataataaacactgcaatattccataaaaaacaagaattgtccattttgacttCATGGTGAccagttaaaggtgccgtagaacgtctttttaaaagatgtaatataagtctaaggtgtcccctgaatgtgtctgtgaagtttcagctcaaaataccccatagattttttttttattaatttttttaactgcctattttggggcataattaaatatgagccgattcaggctgcggcccctttaaatgctcacgctccccgcccacgaaGCTcccgcttgccttaaacagtgcataaacaaagttcacacagctaatataaccctcaaaatggatctttacaaagtgttcgtcatgcagcatgtctaatcgcgtaagtatggtatttatttggatgtttacatttgattctgaatgagtttgatggtgctccgtggctaaagctaacattacacactgttggagagatttataaagaatgaagttgtttatgaattatacagactgcaagtgtttaataatgaaaatagcgacagctcttgtctccgtgaatacagtaataaacgatagtaactttaaccacatttaacagtacattagcaacatgctaacgaaacatttagaaagacaattgacaaatatcactaaaaatatcatgatatcatggatcatgtcagttattattgctccatctgccatttttcgctgttgttcttgcttgcttacctagtctgatgattcagctgtgcacatccagacgtcctgcccttgtctaatgccttgaacatgagctggcatatgcaaatattgggggcgtacatattaatgatcccgactgttacgtaacagtcggtgttatgttgagattcgcctgttcttcggaggtcttttaaacaaatgaggaaacaatggagtttgagactcactgtatgtcatttccatgtactgaactcttgttattcaactatgccaaggtaaattaaatttttaattctagggcacctttaaatgaaaaccataaaaaagcgttacttgaaataaaataaatgttaactgaaataaaatgtaaaatatccttaaacttattttattttagctagtTGCCAATGTGATGTACTAgaataactaaaaataaaaatgaaattttttttttttaaaaacaaaagctaataataatgtcaagaaacacagcaaaaatactaaaatttaactaaaattaaaacatttaatatctTAATAAAAGCAGTTTTTAGTTAGCGTCTCAGTGACACTAAAACAACACTGCAGAGAGCctcaaacaatttaaaatgcttCCATGACGAGTGATTTAAAGTgtgcaatttatttatttatctgctTTATATTTCCAGTAAATACAACGACAAGCGAATCCACTACAAAAACAAGCTGAGCCGGGCCAGAGGGGTTTACCTGAGAGAGACGGGGTGGCgtgatgaaaaaataaaagagcTGGAGAAAGAGATTTTTATTCTCAGGAAACAGGAGGAGAAGGTAACATGGCAGactaataaaatattcaaaaattgTGTGTGACTTTTAAACGATGATCTCTGCTCCTCATCAGACGTCACACATGATGACGATGGTCACGTCGGAAAACGAGAGTCTGCTTCAGAAGAACAGAGATCTTCTTTTACAGCTGCACGACTTTGAAGAAGCACAGAAAAATGCTTCGGATACAGTTTCCTCTATGCAAATTAGGTACTTTTAGTTGAATATGTACAAGAATGCCAAccccccaaacttttgatctTTTGATGGATTTTTccaatgcatccatccatactGCATTTCTTGTTTAACTTCCTCAGGATAAATTTCCTTGAAGAAGAAAACGGTCAGCTACAACAGACAACAGCACAAATGTCCGAGCACATCGAATGCCTGACGATACTGGCCGAGACGAGTTGTGATGTAAGTACAAGTACATTCATTTAAATCCAGTTTACAGGTTTACAAAGTAACAATGGATGGTTTAGGTTGTTTATGATCAATGTTCATATGTTACTGCAGGAAGTCACTGCTGAGAGTCGGGTCATAGAGGGCGAGGACCAAACCACTCTTCCtacataaacaacttcatttttctttccagtgtaaattgtttaaattatttttgtaaacataaatatttctaaaataaaGATCTCAACAACTTTTATTTCTTCATTATCTCAAAAAACCTTGCCTTTTCCTCATGTGAAAACATTGACACGCTCAGACTGCAGGTAAATGTGgcccaaatctgattttttttgctCATATGTGACTAGGTTGACGTTTGACTAGGTTTAAGTTCCCTTTCACCAACACCAGAACACAAATGTGACTCTGGACCACAAATCCAGTCATAAGttgcacaggtatatttgtagcgaTAGCCAACAATacttgtatgggtcaaaatgatcgatttttctttaaaatcatttggatattaagtaaagatcatgttccatgaagatattttgtaaatttcctaccgtgaatatatcaaaaatgtatttttgtgagtggatatgcattgctaaggacttcatttggacaactttaaaggcgattttctcaatattttgatttttttttgcatcctcaaatagttgtatctcgatcaaatattgtcctatcctaacaaaccatacatcaatggaaagcttatttattcagatttcagatgatgtataaatctcaatttaaaaaaaattgacccttatgattggttttgtggtccagggtcacaaatgtgTAACTCTAGATTATCTACATACTAGAAATCACTAAGCATTATTAATGATATTATTggtcactttttaaaaaaggttGGGGAATACCAGTTATCGGCTTACCTGAGAGTATATCAGCAGCATTTCACAAACAGGAAGTGTGGACTGCTCTAATTGGACAGAAGCTTTGCTTATTTGTCATAATACAGACAGTGACACGAAGATCAGTTTAACACTGATATCCTGTCTGCTTGTTTTCATCAGAAAAACTATTTCAAGTCTGACCAACATCAATGTATTCGCTTCATAATCATAAGTATTTGTGATAACCTAGCATGCATAAACGCACACACCGACACAGAATTTTctcatatatttatttgcttacTTTTACAAAGTCCGTTCCCTCTCCGTGTCTTGACTTTGCATGTAGCAGCCAAGGCAAATCTTATAGAGTACCACATTTCAAGACAATTAAAAaggtatattttataataactaGACATGTAGTCATTTTATATAAACTGGTTAACACTTAAGTACTGTATAGTTTATTTACAGCATGTTCATGCTAggaaataaaattacataaaagtaCGGAGTACACAAGTAAACACCAATAtggtataaaatatataaaatgtgatgGTAAACAACTAGTGATAAAATGGTTAAGgcttaaaatgtgtaaaattaacATGTTAGTTGTTAATATTTAAACATGATAATAAGTATAAACATGTATAATAAGCCAAGGAGGTATTCTAGACATCGATGCAGCTACACAAATCTCATGGGCAACTCCACATTATAATCCAGCTCTTTCCCCCCAATATTGTTCTGTCCTGTGTGAAATTTAGAACGGCATATGGCTGAATCGTTacatttcaccccaaaaaaaacaaatgaaaaatactaaattgtattttgaataaatgaaaatgaagccTGTTTGTAGGACCGTTGTTTGCATTATGACAATTAAGAGCATTTTCCCCAAAAAATCCCCCaaaccaaaagaaaaaataaatgaacataaaataaaatctcatttctgtaatacagtaataaatacTGTCTGGACAGGACCTCATTTTTTATTCcaaatgaatattaatacttaatattaaaataaaagcttaatataactgtaacactttacaataaggtttcatttgttgacattagttaactacactaactaacaatgaacaatacttctacaacATTTATTATTCTAAGATAATGTTagcaaaagttgtatttgttatcaGTTAATGGACCGTGAACTGAcataaacaatgaacaactgtatttttattaactaacataaagtGTGTGAATTTGAGTGCATGAGAGCAGAAAAAGATGTGCTTTCTGTACATAATAAAACgtaattttgtggcaaaaaacatGGGAATAATTTGTCGtttttatcttatttattatattttagtgctgtcaaattgattaatcatgattaatcacatctaaaataaaagtttgtgctGTAAGGacttttgaaataactgaaatcatttggcgaagtgatacggaactgtaatgcggtcaagacctgcctggaactactttagctGTGCCTTACCCTGAAAATAActgcacaccttagaacgttcgtcagccaatcagattcaagcattcaacagcccagCCAGTAGTATAATAAAGATTAGGGGTTGACCGATTATCGGCACCGATATTAAGCATTTTTATGGTTACCGTTCATTTTCAAAACCGATTTtcagataaaataatttaatttttaaatgagcTATTTGGCTCTGATGCAGCCACCTCTGTCGGAACTCACCACTCTGTGGCCTAGAGCAAGCTCCGCCCACCGCCAATCTGATTTGTTGGGAGTCACGAGTCCGGCCAATCAATGCAGAGGGCTGAAGGCACTGAAAGTTTTGCATTCACACAGAGCCATTGTTATTCTTAAATTTgacattaattttcatttttacaccAGACATACATATCGGTTCAAAATATCGGTTATCGGTCTACTGTAATAATCGGCATTGGCCCTGAAAAACACATGTTGGTCGACCCCTAACAAAGGTCAATGAATGTTGTAAGTAATGCATTGCtcactgttagttcatgttagttaatacatgttaacaaatgagacctttttgtaaagtgttactaatacaacaaaaacaaattctaCAATACTGCACTccacaatttaaataataaggGGGAGGACGAAAATAACGGCTTTAATgcaaaaaatcttcattttatttatgcaaaatataagaTTGTGGACATTTCTTGGCAGTTTTCACCAATTTAGAATGTCAAATGCATGCTGACAAATGTGTAACGTAACACGGTGTTTGAGTCGTCGCGGGTTTACACTTTTATAAAGTGTAAATTCTAAACACTGTACGTGTTCATTCTGAAACATCCGAATTTTCTGCCATTTTCATATTCCATTTTTTGGCACCAGACCACTAAACAAATTGGTAAAGCACTAAGATTTGTCTATAAAGTCCTCTGCAGATTTGTAACAGTCCTCTTGAGAAGTTTACTTTAATGCTAAAGCTATTTTTAGTACAGTTTCCCTACAAGCAaggaaatgaaaacattttacgATTGACATTATCAAAACACAAGACCATTGGTCTCTAAACCAACTTTGAGTTGCCCAAAAGAAGGGGATTTTTCCCAGACACTATAGAAAAATATGAGAGGAGGTACTGGACTTGGTCCAAGCTTAAAACATACAACGTATGTCTTCTGATTTTATAATGCATAATACCTACAGTCCCAAACGTTTAGCTGCCAAGAGCAATGCCTTTATTGTCATAACAGACCAGAAACGTTTAAAGCCAAACTTGTGTGGCCTGAAAGTGCTGTGAAACCATCTTTGGATTTCCCGACTGTTCCCTCTCAACTCAACAATGAGTTCCAGAAGAGGAACGCGTGTAACAGAACCTTCCCAAATCGCTGCTGTGTTTTGAGCCTCTATCCACACAGTCTAATACCTTTTGGAATGTTctcaaaaagtaaaacaaacaaacacacacacacaaaaaaaatagtaatgtcaAACCACCAAGAACAGGCGATTTCGCTTGCTTATGCCAAGGTTGGGAAAGACTGACCACAGGACCGGGGATCTCAGATGAGGGAAATGCGAACGGGAACGTTGGGGGATTCGGTCCTTTGCGGCGAATGCTGACTCACTAGATGTTCTACCACCGTGTGCTTAGACATGTGCTTCATTAGGTAGGTCTCCTGGGAAGTGACATTATATGACAAGATTAAAGATATTGCATATATTGCTAATAAACTGCATGAATATGTTCACTAAAGTGGTATATTCCACAGGGCGATAAGACGATGAAAGCTCTAGTACTCACAGAGGTGTAGGCTCGACCGCACATGCTGCAGCAATACGCCTTGGCGTTTTTGATTGCGTGAGCCGACATGTGGATTTGGAGGGAGGCGGAGTCTGAGTAAGCGCGGTAACAGTTGGAGCACTTGTAAGGCTTGTCTTTATTATGTGATCTCTGGTGAGactgcagaaacacacaaaGCTCTCGTtatacacacagacagacagatgacagcagatgctttctttttttatcaacacttaaatGCAAGTAAAGGTAAGTTTCAATAAAAAAGCAAGATTTTGAACAAAAACTAAAGACTACAatgtgcataagcaatgcttttatcaCTTGATTCTGCTCcttttttgcctgtgttttgattcGGAgcttctgtactctttcagaaggtgaaaaatagcgccccctaccccataacagtgaaaacacagaaATTCCGTCtatggcggggaaagagttaatgaaGCATGTGAACGATTACAAAAGAAGAGATATTTGGGTCTTACTTGCAGATTGGAGAGCTGCGTGAAGGCCTTTTCACAGCCTGGATGGAGACATTTATACGGCCGATCACCTGTGTGGATTCTGTTGAATGCAAAAAACACAAGATTAAATGTCTTACAATCTCAAAACATCCTAGTTCATTCTGGTAATACCATGCCGTCGCCATTTGTGTTTGTACACGGCACGTTTGTCGACACGAGCTCTTAAAAGTCAAATATAACTGAGGCTGAAGAAGTACCTGGTGTGCTGCTGTAAGTGGGAGAGCTGGCGGAAGGATTTCTCGCAGTAGGAGCAGTGATACGGCTTCACTCCCAGGTGAATGCGCAGGTGCTGCGACAGGTAGGACGCGTTGGCGAAGGACTTGGTGCAGTGAGGGCACTTGTGTGGCTTTGCTTCTGTGTGAGACTTGGAGTGTATCTGCATGTCCGACTTGGAGAAGAACGTCAGCGGACACACTTTACATctgcaaaatgtaaaaaatctttattgtttttattttgaaaatgggGGTCGGGACTCGGGAGTATGGATTATTCTGTGGTTAGTACTGTTTGTATATGGATGCAAACCTATGTAGATGACATATACTGCAGTTTGAAGCCAAATATAACAGTGAAAAGATAATTCAATTTGGATTTGGACCAAGAGATCAAGATCCGTAGACCATGCTCTATGTCTTAACACACCATatttgtacacaaataaaatgcatataataaATGTCATGAAATATGAGAGCAATACTAGAGgagaatattttaattttggggcgaagtgttcctttaaacaTAAATCATTTTAACTTTTACCTGTATGTTTTGCCTTCTTTGGCAGTGATGCTGACAGGTGATTGGTCGGCTCCAGAGGCCAGGATTGGGTAAGGAACGACTAAGAGCGGCCCAGAAGGGTTTTCAGCTTTGATCTTTTTGCGACCTCGTCCTATGCTCTTGGGAGGTGGACCCAGCAGTCCTGCCAGTCCTCCGCTGTTTTTGAAAGCCTCCATCCCCGGCCCGCAGGCCAGTCCTGAGATGAGGTTTGGGGAAGGAGCGCCGCCCTGACGCGTCTGACTGCTGGTGGTTGGAGTGGTCGGGGTGGTCGGCGTCACGCTCTCTGACGTGTTGTGGTTGGCAGTTCGAGAAGACGTCAGTGACAGTCCTGAAAACACACCTCAATTAGAGAGGCCATATTATGCCCTTTaacaaagtcttgatgttgtttttaggctctactagaacaggttttcatgcttaaatgttcattatttttcacatatatgacattgttgcagctcctctcttcccagtctgtcagtaacgctctgtttagttcctgtttctatgaagcccctccttctgaaaagctcaatgtgctctgattggtcagctggaccagtgtgttgtgattggtcaaccgcttcaagcatgtttgggaaatgtcccgcccccttaccataaccgcaagtttcaacacactacggctgaatcccaaatggcacacttctatgcagtttcggtcttgtggacttacaatggctgctgCGTACATGTGTCcgttaagtccacaagaccataGGGTGTCCCTTtaatcattttaggtttcagaggGTTGCTCGCAAGCGCCCCCCTTTGCGGCCGCTATGCGCCCTCGATGCGCACTTCAGCTGAGCCCGCATGTTTACAAGCTACGCAGAGGACTTTACCCATGACATTACGTCATGAAAGTGCGGACTCAGAGGAAGGCCgtgagggtttagggtgccatttgggataaaccaggccccgcccctttattttgcatatgccttgggcgagaattatttaaatgaggaatattgtgacagcaccattacacactaaagaaagatgaacttgtaaaaaggcataataggtcctctaaGTATATTGTGGAAAAACATAATTGCATTAAAGGAGACCTATAAtaccccttttaca encodes the following:
- the znf362a gene encoding zinc finger protein 362a isoform X1, giving the protein MVSLCLQHPEVNGRRPGRSELPLKAKPKEHLNLSLNLINPPSRAVRMAEPRFNNPYFWPPPPSIPGQLDNLVLINKIKEQLMAEKIRPPHLPPTSVPSQQPLLVPPTSTEGGQHNISTPKLQQMPGLHVHSTSQPDIALHARPASSSVAGRILGDVNLNLDDKTAIKARGLWEDWHLRQIIDQPSRVNHLSGLSLTSSRTANHNTSESVTPTTPTTPTTSSQTRQGGAPSPNLISGLACGPGMEAFKNSGGLAGLLGPPPKSIGRGRKKIKAENPSGPLLVVPYPILASGADQSPVSITAKEGKTYRCKVCPLTFFSKSDMQIHSKSHTEAKPHKCPHCTKSFANASYLSQHLRIHLGVKPYHCSYCEKSFRQLSHLQQHTRIHTGDRPYKCLHPGCEKAFTQLSNLQSHQRSHNKDKPYKCSNCYRAYSDSASLQIHMSAHAIKNAKAYCCSMCGRAYTSETYLMKHMSKHTVVEHLVSQHSPQRTESPNVPVRISLI
- the znf362a gene encoding zinc finger protein 362a isoform X3, with protein sequence MAEPRFNNPYFWPPPPSIPGQLDNLVLINKIKEQLMAEKIRPPHLPPTSVPSQQPLLVPPTSTEGGQHNISTPKLQQMPGLHVHSTSQPDIALHARPASSSVAGRILGDVNLNLDDKTAIKARGLWEDWHLRQIIDQPSRVNHLSGLSLTSSRTANHNTSESVTPTTPTTPTTSSQTRQGGAPSPNLISGLACGPGMEAFKNSGGLAGLLGPPPKSIGRGRKKIKAENPSGPLLVVPYPILASGADQSPVSITAKEGKTYRCKVCPLTFFSKSDMQIHSKSHTEAKPHKCPHCTKSFANASYLSQHLRIHLGVKPYHCSYCEKSFRQLSHLQQHTRIHTGDRPYKCLHPGCEKAFTQLSNLQSHQRSHNKDKPYKCSNCYRAYSDSASLQIHMSAHAIKNAKAYCCSMCGRAYTSETYLMKHMSKHTVVEHLVSQHSPQRTESPNVPVRISLI
- the znf362a gene encoding zinc finger protein 362a isoform X2, which codes for MFDQRRRALIGNDFKDADRIKEKVEMAEPRFNNPYFWPPPPSIPGQLDNLVLINKIKEQLMAEKIRPPHLPPTSVPSQQPLLVPPTSTEGGQHNISTPKLQQMPGLHVHSTSQPDIALHARPASSSVAGRILGDVNLNLDDKTAIKARGLWEDWHLRQIIDQPSRVNHLSGLSLTSSRTANHNTSESVTPTTPTTPTTSSQTRQGGAPSPNLISGLACGPGMEAFKNSGGLAGLLGPPPKSIGRGRKKIKAENPSGPLLVVPYPILASGADQSPVSITAKEGKTYRCKVCPLTFFSKSDMQIHSKSHTEAKPHKCPHCTKSFANASYLSQHLRIHLGVKPYHCSYCEKSFRQLSHLQQHTRIHTGDRPYKCLHPGCEKAFTQLSNLQSHQRSHNKDKPYKCSNCYRAYSDSASLQIHMSAHAIKNAKAYCCSMCGRAYTSETYLMKHMSKHTVVEHLVSQHSPQRTESPNVPVRISLI